A window of Sphingobacterium sp. SRCM116780 contains these coding sequences:
- the gdhA gene encoding NADP-specific glutamate dehydrogenase, with product MSHTFNEFINYVEKRNPNEPEFLQAVQEVTEDLIPFISKSHPELLKLKILERLVEPERVISFRVAWLNDKNEVEVNRGYRVQMSSAIGPYKGGLRFAPSVNLSILKFLAFEQVFKNSLTGLPIGGGKGGSDFNPKGKSDNEIMRFCQSFMTELFRHIGPDTDVPAGDIGVGTREIGYLFGQYKRLQNAFTGVLTGKGSAWGGSYTRPEATGYGLLYFVACIYDFNNQDLKDKIVAISGAGNVAYYAAEKSIQLGAKVITLSNSQGTIYDEEGITSEKLAYIGTIGRDLDQYIIKYPNAQYFTDKKPWDFKCDIALPCATQNELTKEDATTLISNGCQCVAEGANMPSTAEAIKIFHDAKISFAPGKAANAGGVAVSGLEMSQNSIRQQWTKEEVDSKLKDIMINIHKTCVKYGHDKNYINYLKGANIGGFLKVARAMKEQGIV from the coding sequence ATGTCACACACTTTTAACGAATTCATAAATTACGTTGAGAAACGTAATCCAAATGAACCAGAATTTCTACAAGCTGTACAAGAAGTTACAGAGGATCTAATTCCATTTATCTCTAAAAGTCATCCAGAGCTACTTAAATTAAAAATCTTAGAAAGATTAGTTGAGCCAGAACGTGTTATTTCATTCCGTGTGGCTTGGTTAAACGATAAGAATGAAGTTGAGGTCAATAGAGGCTACCGTGTTCAAATGAGTAGTGCTATAGGTCCGTATAAAGGCGGGTTACGCTTCGCTCCTTCTGTAAACTTAAGTATTTTGAAGTTTTTGGCTTTCGAACAGGTCTTTAAAAATAGCTTAACAGGCTTACCTATTGGAGGTGGTAAAGGTGGCTCTGACTTTAATCCAAAAGGAAAGTCAGATAATGAAATTATGCGTTTCTGTCAAAGTTTCATGACTGAATTGTTTAGACATATTGGTCCAGATACAGACGTTCCTGCTGGAGATATAGGCGTAGGAACACGTGAGATAGGTTATTTATTTGGACAGTATAAAAGATTACAAAATGCATTTACAGGTGTGTTAACGGGTAAAGGAAGTGCTTGGGGTGGATCTTACACGAGACCAGAAGCCACAGGTTACGGCTTGCTTTATTTTGTAGCATGTATTTATGATTTCAACAATCAAGATTTAAAAGATAAGATTGTAGCCATATCAGGTGCTGGTAACGTAGCTTATTACGCAGCTGAAAAATCAATTCAATTGGGGGCCAAAGTAATTACACTTTCCAATAGTCAAGGAACAATCTATGATGAAGAAGGAATTACTTCTGAAAAATTAGCCTATATCGGCACAATTGGACGCGATTTAGACCAATATATCATCAAGTATCCGAACGCACAATATTTTACTGATAAAAAACCTTGGGATTTCAAATGTGATATTGCACTTCCATGTGCTACTCAAAATGAATTAACAAAAGAAGATGCTACAACATTAATTAGCAATGGTTGCCAATGTGTTGCTGAAGGAGCTAACATGCCATCAACAGCTGAAGCAATTAAGATCTTTCATGATGCAAAAATTAGTTTCGCACCAGGTAAAGCTGCCAATGCAGGTGGTGTAGCCGTATCGGGATTAGAGATGTCTCAGAATTCGATTAGACAACAGTGGACGAAAGAAGAAGTCGATAGCAAACTAAAAGATATTATGATCAATATTCACAAAACATGTGTCAAGTATGGTCATGATAAAAATTACATCAACTACCTAAAAGGCGCCAATATAGGTGGATTCTTAAAAGTAGCCAGAGCAATGAAAGAACAAGGAATCGTTTAA
- a CDS encoding DUF6660 family protein — translation MKIFVYILSLYFIALTMIPCSDHVQEVSMRTTASKQVHHEDENHMDYCSPFCVCSCCSTVMHVEDTTVLSFIVVLLQSKDEIAHESNFYSFDYSSIWQPPQLV, via the coding sequence TTGAAGATATTTGTCTATATATTAAGCTTATATTTCATTGCATTGACGATGATACCTTGTTCAGATCATGTACAAGAGGTATCTATGCGTACAACTGCATCGAAACAGGTGCATCATGAAGACGAAAATCATATGGATTATTGTTCGCCATTTTGTGTGTGTTCTTGTTGTTCTACAGTGATGCATGTTGAAGATACAACTGTCCTGTCTTTTATAGTTGTGTTGCTACAATCTAAAGATGAAATTGCCCACGAGAGCAATTTTTACTCGTTTGACTACTCCAGCATCTGGCAACCTCCCCAACTCGTTTAA